A section of the Virgibacillus sp. NKC19-3 genome encodes:
- a CDS encoding sodium/proline symporter — MPHLLMKLARRASTSADHYLLGNRKIGAPITAISMQSTSMSGFMFMGGPAQAFQEGWTALWYAIGDAGGSIVNLSVLGKRMRKMSQLLAALSPIEYLEKRFEGVGIRIYGAAIGVIFLFAYAFAQFIAAGKALESMSSFSYEWALIIGVGVIVLYTVAGGYLAVAVSGFIQGIIMLIGVSVIAIMVLPQVGGLSGLNEQLAAIDPTYLSIWGKDLIYYGQWGVILGAVLIYAIGYMGLPHVTVRHMSMEDANTTKNAVLWSAGFNQLFTFTPYLLGLSAIVIMPYISDPEMVIPEMIYYVFPGIIAAILLSAIMAAIMSTCDSLLMQAGTTLSRDIYSRFINKKASHKKQLLVSRLCILIGGIIGIIVAVYEPPTVFALVVFAFGVLGNTFLVPFIASVYSRKANKIGVLCAMIAGSITNIIWEAFALQAVTGLHPFLAGLILSIIAILIGNPFGAPPSSKVLEAFDLAKSNKRVPKNLEKGIYEDLAVEARNISAFMESKETQNKTLPKEETKVSQLQPRPDLNFEG, encoded by the coding sequence GTGCCACACCTATTGATGAAGTTAGCTAGAAGGGCGTCAACATCTGCAGATCATTATTTACTTGGAAACCGAAAAATTGGAGCTCCGATTACTGCAATAAGTATGCAGAGCACATCCATGAGTGGGTTTATGTTTATGGGAGGACCAGCTCAAGCATTCCAGGAAGGCTGGACTGCATTATGGTATGCCATTGGTGATGCCGGTGGATCGATTGTGAATTTGTCTGTCTTAGGAAAAAGAATGAGAAAAATGTCACAGCTCTTAGCTGCTCTCTCACCAATAGAGTACTTAGAAAAGAGATTCGAAGGTGTTGGTATTCGTATATATGGAGCAGCTATTGGAGTCATATTTCTATTTGCCTATGCTTTCGCGCAGTTTATTGCTGCAGGTAAAGCGTTAGAGTCTATGTCAAGCTTTTCTTATGAGTGGGCCCTTATTATTGGGGTTGGAGTAATTGTTCTTTATACAGTGGCTGGAGGATATCTTGCTGTTGCGGTTAGTGGATTCATCCAAGGGATTATTATGTTAATCGGTGTCAGTGTTATCGCTATTATGGTTCTTCCACAAGTAGGAGGTTTATCAGGATTAAATGAGCAGCTTGCAGCAATAGATCCTACGTATCTTAGTATTTGGGGTAAGGATTTAATTTATTATGGACAGTGGGGAGTTATCTTAGGTGCTGTACTCATTTACGCTATTGGTTATATGGGATTACCCCATGTTACTGTTAGACATATGTCTATGGAAGATGCGAACACAACAAAAAATGCGGTTCTCTGGTCAGCGGGGTTCAACCAGTTATTTACATTTACGCCTTATCTATTAGGTTTATCAGCGATTGTTATCATGCCTTACATATCAGATCCTGAAATGGTTATCCCGGAAATGATTTATTATGTGTTTCCAGGTATAATAGCTGCTATCTTATTATCAGCTATTATGGCTGCCATTATGTCCACATGCGATTCGCTGCTCATGCAAGCAGGGACAACACTTTCACGTGATATTTATAGCCGGTTTATTAATAAGAAAGCTAGTCATAAAAAGCAATTATTAGTCTCCCGATTATGTATTTTAATTGGAGGCATCATTGGTATTATTGTTGCTGTGTATGAGCCTCCAACGGTATTTGCACTTGTTGTTTTTGCCTTCGGTGTATTAGGAAATACATTTCTTGTTCCGTTTATTGCTTCTGTATACTCTAGAAAAGCGAACAAAATCGGCGTTTTATGTGCGATGATTGCCGGTTCCATTACGAATATTATCTGGGAAGCATTTGCTTTGCAAGCTGTAACCGGGTTACATCCCTTCTTAGCCGGTTTGATTTTATCTATTATTGCCATACTAATCGGCAATCCGTTTGGAGCTCCTCCTTCATCTAAAGTTTTGGAAGCTTTTGATCTAGCTAAATCCAATAAAAGGGTTCCAAAAAATTTGGAGAAAGGCATATATGAAGATCTTGCAGTAGAGGCGAGAAATATTTCTGCATTTATGGAATCAAAAGAAACCCAAAACAAAACATTGCCGAAAGAAGAGACGAAGGTGAGTCAACTTCAACCAAGACCAGATTTAAACTTTGAGGGATAA
- a CDS encoding SDR family oxidoreductase yields MTFENKTFIVTGAGGGMGEETVKLLLDNGANVVGCDLHTDNLSKYEDTDKFLAFKGDLLDENVVKDIFNVTANQFGSIDGLVNIAGIAQSATPIDEVS; encoded by the coding sequence ATGACATTTGAAAACAAAACCTTCATTGTTACCGGTGCAGGTGGAGGTATGGGGGAGGAAACAGTTAAGCTTTTGCTGGATAACGGAGCAAATGTAGTTGGTTGTGATCTTCATACAGATAACCTTTCGAAATATGAAGATACGGATAAATTTTTAGCATTCAAAGGGGATCTATTGGATGAAAATGTTGTAAAGGATATTTTTAACGTAACAGCCAATCAATTTGGAAGCATTGACGGATTGGTTAATATCGCGGGGATTGCACAAAGTGCCACACCTATTGATGAAGTTAGCTAG
- a CDS encoding tartrate dehydrogenase: MNVYKIAVLPGDGIGPEVMKEALKVLKALSNIDSTFAYEITAFHWNTDHYVKHGLMMPENGLKQLEPFDSILFGAVGDSRVSEHIPIWELIMPIRKKFQQYINFRPIKLLRGLETPLKQEKDIDFVIIRENAEGEYSTAGGKMYQGESRELAVQNTIMTREGISRVATYAFQYAREYQLHKVTNATKSNAIIHTMSLWDEVVEEIANDFDEISYEKYYVDAIAALFVERPEDLQLVLASNLFGDILSDLGSAIAGGLGVAPSANINPNGDFPSMFEPVHGSAPDIAGQGVANPIAQIWSLALMLQHFGRSDLHDHVLSSIEDVLVEKKLLTPDIGGSATTEQVGDTIVNKLQKRMGLA; the protein is encoded by the coding sequence ATGAACGTATATAAGATTGCAGTATTACCGGGGGATGGGATTGGACCTGAAGTGATGAAGGAAGCATTAAAAGTATTGAAAGCGTTATCCAATATAGATTCTACATTTGCTTATGAAATAACAGCATTTCATTGGAATACGGATCATTATGTGAAACACGGGCTAATGATGCCTGAAAATGGTCTAAAGCAACTAGAACCATTTGACAGTATTCTATTCGGGGCTGTTGGTGATTCAAGGGTATCGGAGCATATCCCGATATGGGAGCTGATCATGCCTATCCGTAAAAAATTTCAACAGTATATCAATTTCAGGCCGATAAAATTGCTGAGGGGATTAGAAACCCCATTGAAACAGGAAAAAGATATCGATTTTGTGATCATTCGGGAAAATGCCGAAGGAGAATATTCTACTGCTGGTGGAAAGATGTACCAGGGGGAATCACGGGAGCTTGCTGTACAGAATACGATCATGACCAGGGAAGGTATTTCCAGGGTTGCAACCTATGCATTTCAATATGCAAGGGAATATCAGCTGCACAAAGTAACGAACGCTACGAAATCAAATGCCATCATACATACGATGTCATTATGGGATGAGGTGGTAGAGGAGATAGCAAATGATTTTGATGAAATTTCCTATGAAAAATACTATGTAGATGCGATTGCTGCCTTGTTTGTGGAACGTCCTGAAGATTTACAACTGGTCCTTGCTTCTAATCTGTTTGGAGATATATTGTCCGATTTGGGCTCAGCCATTGCTGGAGGCTTAGGTGTTGCCCCATCTGCAAATATCAATCCTAACGGGGATTTTCCTTCCATGTTTGAGCCGGTACATGGATCTGCTCCTGATATAGCAGGACAAGGTGTTGCCAACCCAATAGCACAAATTTGGTCTTTAGCTTTAATGCTACAGCATTTTGGCCGCTCTGATCTGCACGATCACGTTCTTTCTTCCATTGAAGATGTATTAGTAGAAAAGAAACTATTGACGCCAGATATTGGAGGAAGTGCAACGACAGAACAAGTTGGGGATACGATTGTAAACAAACTTCAAAAAAGGATGGGCTTGGCATGA
- a CDS encoding amidase — protein MDLAMNWNEWSKLDAIGLGELVRKGEITPQELANQVAKGVKELNPQISAVIEIFDDVIDAPVSDGMNPDGVFAGVPFFMKDLGPTLKGRLQERGSLFMEGNRSKADSFLTKQIRRAGLNIMGRTTTPEFGLCSSAENPDIYITRNPWDLDYTTCGSSAGTAASVAAGIIPIAHATDGGGSIRIPAGVNGNIGLKPSRGVFSGAPNSSDLMNVVSAQGCHTRTIRDTAVFVDHCRGGAPGEFMPYWNQQESYSELIKRDPKKLRIAVSHEWGHYKATSHIVSELKKTANYLEGLGHHVEWIVPDLDLHATYEAQTAAYIMKFAQTISDILEQSNLEHPPAGLIEPMCIRVWEEGRFASYADRVKMETMFNDISRKMAAFFEDWDVILTPTMAKPTPLIGTKEYLTISDNPSVYDWFENLWRIFSYTPIANICGLPGISLPMAELENGLPLGMHMLAPQGEDGLLLQLGAQIERELNGNWNHGRKPANHVSTI, from the coding sequence GTGGACTTAGCCATGAACTGGAATGAATGGTCTAAACTTGATGCTATAGGACTTGGTGAATTAGTACGAAAAGGGGAAATTACTCCTCAAGAATTGGCAAACCAGGTTGCCAAAGGGGTGAAGGAATTAAATCCTCAAATTAGCGCTGTTATTGAGATTTTCGATGATGTAATCGATGCCCCCGTGAGTGATGGAATGAACCCTGACGGCGTTTTTGCGGGAGTACCTTTTTTTATGAAGGATTTGGGACCTACGCTTAAAGGAAGATTACAGGAGAGGGGGTCGCTATTCATGGAAGGGAATCGCTCTAAGGCTGATAGCTTTCTGACAAAACAAATCCGACGCGCCGGTCTCAACATTATGGGACGGACGACAACACCGGAGTTTGGGCTCTGTAGTTCAGCAGAGAACCCGGACATCTATATTACGCGGAATCCCTGGGATCTGGATTATACCACCTGTGGTTCCTCAGCCGGGACGGCAGCTTCAGTTGCAGCAGGGATCATACCAATTGCTCATGCCACAGACGGGGGAGGCTCGATTCGAATTCCTGCAGGCGTCAATGGCAATATAGGTTTAAAGCCGTCGCGAGGTGTTTTTTCAGGGGCGCCTAATAGTTCAGACCTGATGAATGTTGTTTCTGCGCAAGGGTGCCATACCCGTACGATACGTGACACTGCTGTCTTTGTTGATCATTGCAGGGGAGGAGCACCAGGTGAGTTTATGCCTTATTGGAATCAACAGGAGTCATATTCCGAGTTAATAAAGCGGGATCCGAAAAAGCTTCGTATTGCCGTTTCTCATGAGTGGGGACATTATAAGGCGACATCGCATATTGTGTCAGAGTTGAAGAAGACGGCTAATTACCTTGAGGGTCTTGGCCATCACGTTGAATGGATAGTTCCGGATCTTGATCTTCATGCTACTTATGAGGCACAGACTGCAGCTTATATTATGAAATTTGCACAAACCATTTCAGATATTCTTGAACAATCGAACTTGGAACATCCGCCAGCAGGTCTCATTGAACCCATGTGTATCAGGGTATGGGAAGAAGGTCGTTTTGCCTCTTATGCGGATCGTGTCAAAATGGAAACAATGTTTAACGACATTTCCCGGAAGATGGCGGCATTCTTTGAGGATTGGGATGTAATCCTTACGCCAACCATGGCCAAACCCACACCATTGATTGGAACGAAGGAGTATCTGACTATTAGTGATAATCCTTCTGTTTATGATTGGTTTGAAAATCTGTGGCGTATTTTTTCTTATACGCCGATTGCCAATATTTGCGGATTGCCTGGGATTTCATTACCGATGGCTGAATTAGAGAACGGTTTACCATTAGGAATGCACATGCTTGCCCCACAGGGAGAAGATGGTTTGTTGCTGCAGTTGGGGGCTCAGATCGAGCGTGAATTAAATGGAAACTGGAATCACGGACGGAAACCAGCAAATCATGTATCTACGATTTAA
- the panF gene encoding sodium/pantothenate symporter: protein MNWSVVIPLLLFLLIIFMVGMWSNRKLNKADGFLSDYFLGSREFGGLVLAMTMVATYGSASSFLGGPGAAYSIGFGWVLLAMSQVATGYFVLLVLGKKFAIVSRRYNAVTFIDFLKERYKSKTVVLLSAFSIIIFMFSAMAAQWVGGAYLIQSLTGISYIGALFIFTLSVLIYVIIGGFRAVVITDTIQGIVMFFGTLVLLIAVVVAGGGLSSVFSDLVSINPNLITPFGNDGSLTAAYVSSYWILVGVGGVALPQIAVRAMSYKDSKSMHRAIMIGTVVVGTIILGMHLIGVFARPILPGIEVADQVIPLVALEVLPPWVAGIIIAAPLAAIMSTVDSLLLLVSSSVVKDVYINYVKPKANGKQVKNVSMGVTAVIGIVAFLLAISPPDLLIFLNLFAFGGLQAAFMWPFIMGLYWKHANKTGAIASMITGIGSYIAIHLYNEAYGDLFGVHAVTVPVFLSFLVFVVFSLLFKREAYEFPTRNIKKEA, encoded by the coding sequence ATGAATTGGAGTGTGGTGATACCATTATTACTGTTTTTACTGATCATTTTTATGGTTGGCATGTGGTCCAATCGGAAATTAAACAAAGCAGATGGCTTTCTCAGTGATTACTTTCTTGGGAGCAGGGAATTTGGAGGATTGGTTCTGGCCATGACCATGGTTGCGACTTATGGAAGTGCGTCCAGTTTTTTGGGCGGGCCCGGAGCAGCATACTCCATTGGATTTGGCTGGGTACTGCTTGCCATGTCCCAGGTAGCGACAGGATACTTCGTATTACTCGTGCTGGGGAAGAAGTTTGCTATCGTATCAAGAAGATATAATGCAGTTACGTTTATCGACTTTTTGAAGGAAAGGTATAAAAGTAAAACGGTTGTATTGCTGTCGGCGTTTAGTATTATCATATTTATGTTTTCTGCCATGGCAGCGCAATGGGTAGGAGGAGCTTACCTTATCCAATCCTTAACAGGTATTAGTTATATAGGTGCTTTGTTTATTTTTACATTATCTGTTTTGATATATGTCATTATCGGTGGATTTCGTGCGGTCGTAATTACAGATACGATTCAAGGAATTGTTATGTTTTTTGGTACATTGGTATTACTTATTGCTGTCGTTGTTGCAGGAGGAGGACTATCCAGTGTATTTTCCGATTTGGTATCCATTAATCCAAATTTGATTACGCCTTTTGGAAATGATGGTTCATTAACCGCTGCTTATGTATCCTCTTACTGGATTCTCGTAGGTGTGGGGGGTGTTGCTCTGCCCCAAATTGCCGTAAGAGCGATGTCCTACAAAGATTCTAAATCCATGCACAGAGCAATTATGATTGGGACGGTAGTAGTAGGAACGATTATACTTGGCATGCATTTGATTGGGGTATTTGCTAGACCAATATTGCCAGGGATTGAAGTGGCGGATCAGGTTATTCCGCTTGTTGCCCTAGAGGTTTTGCCGCCATGGGTTGCCGGCATTATAATTGCTGCACCGCTAGCAGCAATTATGTCCACGGTTGATTCGCTGTTGTTGCTCGTTAGTTCGTCGGTGGTTAAGGACGTTTACATAAATTATGTCAAACCGAAAGCAAACGGAAAGCAAGTAAAAAATGTCAGTATGGGTGTAACTGCAGTTATCGGGATTGTTGCTTTCCTTCTAGCTATTAGTCCACCGGATTTATTGATATTTTTAAACTTATTTGCGTTTGGGGGTCTACAAGCAGCGTTTATGTGGCCATTTATCATGGGCTTATACTGGAAGCATGCCAATAAAACCGGCGCGATCGCATCCATGATTACAGGCATTGGTTCTTATATTGCGATTCACTTATATAATGAAGCTTATGGAGATTTATTCGGTGTACATGCCGTTACGGTTCCTGTATTCCTTTCCTTCCTTGTATTTGTCGTATTTAGTTTGCTATTTAAGCGCGAAGCATATGAATTTCCAACTCGAAACATAAAGAAAGAGGCATAG
- a CDS encoding YhdT family protein, whose amino-acid sequence MKNKRKQEWRFVIANREARIGCVLAIINFIWWYGFAYGLGSKPPEEYTYILGFPAWIFFSLILGTVFMFALVFFVVKFMLTEIPLEDEEESEEGEDEVNNR is encoded by the coding sequence ATGAAAAATAAAAGGAAGCAGGAATGGCGTTTTGTCATAGCTAACCGAGAAGCTCGGATCGGATGTGTGTTAGCTATCATTAATTTTATATGGTGGTATGGATTTGCATATGGATTAGGCTCGAAACCTCCTGAAGAATATACCTATATATTGGGATTCCCGGCATGGATTTTTTTTAGTTTGATTCTGGGAACGGTTTTTATGTTTGCATTAGTATTTTTTGTTGTGAAATTTATGCTGACTGAAATACCGTTGGAGGATGAAGAGGAGAGTGAAGAAGGGGAAGACGAGGTGAATAATAGATGA
- a CDS encoding FadR/GntR family transcriptional regulator, producing the protein MTLSFGKINLNRTISSEIVLIIKDNLLNGSLKPGDKLPTEKELMEQLGVSRTPVRESIKILEAIGVIQIKRGEGMFITNNLSQFTLNPLIFSLIMHSNNIEKLIAFRQHFEVLLMNMIIAEENNIKNIEEVYHSQVERMSANLSPEELATIDLEFHYAVLEATKNPFVIEIGKTIYEIIKPNMVHFKHSRNIERTLKTHQHYLELLRGNIDFNSTLLVQQMIQNNEEMIE; encoded by the coding sequence ATGACATTATCCTTTGGAAAAATCAATCTAAATCGTACCATATCTTCAGAAATTGTATTAATTATAAAAGATAATCTGCTTAATGGCTCATTAAAGCCAGGTGACAAATTACCCACCGAGAAAGAATTAATGGAACAATTAGGAGTCAGCAGAACCCCCGTCAGAGAGTCCATAAAGATTCTAGAAGCAATAGGTGTCATACAAATCAAACGTGGTGAAGGCATGTTTATAACCAATAATCTCTCTCAGTTTACATTAAATCCATTAATATTCAGTTTAATTATGCACAGCAACAATATAGAAAAACTTATAGCGTTTCGCCAGCACTTTGAAGTGCTACTAATGAACATGATCATCGCAGAAGAAAATAACATCAAAAACATTGAAGAGGTTTATCACTCTCAAGTAGAGAGAATGAGTGCAAACTTAAGTCCGGAGGAACTCGCTACTATTGATTTGGAATTCCATTATGCCGTTCTAGAAGCAACGAAAAATCCGTTTGTCATCGAAATCGGAAAAACCATTTATGAAATTATCAAGCCAAACATGGTTCATTTTAAACATTCACGTAATATTGAGCGAACATTAAAAACCCATCAGCATTATTTAGAATTACTACGCGGCAACATTGATTTTAACTCCACCCTACTAGTTCAACAGATGATCCAAAACAATGAGGAAATGATCGAATAG
- a CDS encoding SDR family NAD(P)-dependent oxidoreductase, with translation MENKIAVITGSTSGIGEDIAIKFASIGYKVVVVGRNKEKGNRIVDTIKEKGEEAIFLKADVSQSDECENLFKTVLETYGTVDILVNNAGIMRNLPIVDMKETDWDKVLDINLKSYFLCCREAIKIMKEKGYGRIINISSRGWLGGTAQSNYAASKGGIVSLTRSLALETARMGITVNCVAPGMIDTPLHRQSTEEEVSFRMDSQPMGKVGTPRQVTNIVEYFADEENWFTTGQVLYVCGGMSVLASLSS, from the coding sequence ATGGAAAATAAAATTGCAGTTATTACTGGAAGTACATCCGGTATAGGAGAAGATATTGCTATAAAATTTGCAAGTATCGGATACAAGGTAGTTGTAGTAGGGAGAAATAAAGAAAAGGGAAATCGTATAGTTGATACGATAAAAGAAAAAGGTGAAGAGGCAATATTTCTTAAGGCCGATGTTTCACAAAGCGATGAATGTGAAAATTTATTTAAAACAGTGCTGGAAACGTACGGAACAGTTGATATACTCGTAAATAATGCTGGTATTATGCGTAATTTGCCTATTGTAGATATGAAGGAAACGGACTGGGATAAAGTTTTGGATATAAACCTTAAATCTTACTTTTTATGCTGTCGTGAAGCAATTAAAATTATGAAAGAAAAAGGATATGGCAGGATTATAAATATCTCTTCCAGAGGATGGTTAGGTGGAACGGCCCAGAGTAATTATGCAGCTTCAAAAGGTGGAATTGTAAGTCTTACGAGATCACTTGCCTTAGAGACGGCAAGAATGGGGATTACCGTGAATTGTGTTGCGCCGGGTATGATCGATACACCGCTCCACAGACAAAGTACGGAAGAGGAAGTTAGCTTCCGCATGGATAGTCAACCAATGGGGAAAGTGGGAACCCCGAGACAGGTTACAAATATTGTAGAATACTTTGCCGACGAGGAAAATTGGTTTACAACTGGTCAGGTATTATATGTATGTGGGGGAATGAGTGTATTGGCATCTTTATCATCTTAA
- a CDS encoding sodium:solute symporter family protein produces MNIYVIVLVLYLIFLIVLGILAAKSGKDTPEDYYVAGRSMNKWVVAGTYGASFMSAGTFIGQIGANYSIGWVQIWNMNATLLPMFVLAVFFAKKFWRIGYYYNAQSMPDLISLRYPSKITRGFYSLLILMIYVVGMASMYLGIYTILSLVTDLSYMTCIIIGAVAVLLYSLMGGARAVAWTDTASLGVMLFAIIASVTVALINGGGFTTIISDYSQASAPEGTTWVEGSELVSATNSNFTLNMVISFFLVWALGNLSQPHQMTRVYLAKNEKAAISGVGIILIPNAIILIGGLIIGAYARVNYPSLEIIDYAFPSVVLGALPSFVAAIVLVGIIAAVLSTASTMLIISSQATGYDIYKKLINPNVPDKTVVKISRVTMVICTFVAIVIAYLAQSIEGIFFLWSSAFAMMGAGVLPSLVGVFYWKRANSKACLSSMVVGFTSTASMYLFPVLMPDWAVHPILPGLILSVSVFIIVALTTKKPDKEIIEMFFGEKLKDPSKRKGSIHTCTAVNE; encoded by the coding sequence ATGAATATTTATGTTATCGTTTTAGTTTTGTATTTGATCTTCCTAATTGTACTTGGTATTTTAGCTGCTAAAAGCGGAAAGGATACGCCTGAAGATTATTATGTAGCAGGAAGAAGTATGAACAAATGGGTAGTTGCTGGTACATATGGAGCCAGTTTTATGAGTGCAGGTACTTTTATTGGTCAAATTGGTGCAAATTACTCTATTGGTTGGGTGCAGATTTGGAATATGAATGCGACACTACTTCCGATGTTTGTACTAGCGGTCTTTTTCGCAAAAAAATTCTGGAGAATTGGCTACTATTATAATGCCCAGTCGATGCCAGACCTTATTTCCCTAAGGTATCCATCTAAGATAACTAGAGGCTTTTACTCCCTTCTTATATTAATGATTTACGTCGTTGGAATGGCTTCGATGTATTTGGGGATCTATACGATATTGAGCCTTGTTACAGATCTTTCGTATATGACATGTATTATAATAGGTGCTGTAGCCGTATTGCTTTATTCCTTAATGGGTGGAGCGCGAGCTGTTGCATGGACGGATACAGCCAGCCTAGGTGTAATGTTGTTCGCTATAATTGCTTCTGTTACAGTTGCATTAATAAATGGCGGAGGTTTCACTACTATTATATCTGACTATAGCCAGGCTTCCGCTCCTGAAGGAACTACATGGGTGGAAGGTTCGGAACTTGTATCTGCAACTAACAGTAATTTCACCTTAAACATGGTAATATCTTTCTTTCTAGTATGGGCATTAGGAAATCTTTCTCAACCACATCAGATGACAAGAGTCTATCTTGCTAAGAATGAAAAAGCTGCTATAAGTGGTGTCGGTATTATATTGATACCAAATGCTATCATTCTTATCGGTGGCTTGATAATTGGAGCATACGCACGGGTAAACTATCCTAGTCTAGAAATAATTGATTACGCTTTCCCATCGGTTGTCTTAGGAGCCCTTCCATCCTTCGTTGCTGCCATTGTTCTTGTAGGTATTATAGCAGCGGTCTTATCAACAGCTTCAACAATGCTTATTATTTCATCTCAGGCTACTGGTTATGATATCTATAAAAAACTGATTAATCCTAACGTGCCGGATAAAACAGTAGTCAAGATTTCAAGGGTCACCATGGTAATTTGTACATTCGTTGCGATCGTCATTGCATATCTTGCTCAGTCTATAGAAGGCATATTTTTCTTATGGTCATCTGCATTTGCGATGATGGGGGCGGGGGTACTTCCTTCACTTGTAGGAGTCTTCTACTGGAAGAGAGCAAACTCAAAGGCTTGTCTTTCCAGTATGGTAGTAGGGTTTACTTCAACAGCATCGATGTATTTATTTCCGGTATTAATGCCAGATTGGGCCGTGCATCCTATATTACCTGGTTTAATACTTTCGGTTTCTGTTTTTATCATCGTTGCATTAACTACCAAAAAGCCTGATAAAGAGATTATAGAGATGTTTTTTGGTGAAAAACTGAAAGATCCTAGTAAGAGAAAAGGCTCTATTCATACATGTACCGCGGTTAATGAATAA
- a CDS encoding M20/M25/M40 family metallo-hydrolase, translated as MSEASMLLDYMKEHNNEFLDVLREAVYLETPTEGDKKDLEKCRDYFATIFSDIGFKCKVVPSEDSRYGDHLLMELGEGDEQVLFVGHYDTVYEKGTFGDIWKEEGTKVWGPGVLDMKGGDVQVYMVAKALKELNLLPENKKIVFFLSADEEAGSYSSYMHYAEQAKKSSAAFVMESTRGDYSGGLKIGRYGRGNYTFVAEGKPAHSGQEPENAESGLKELAQQAVYLESLTDLEKGLAVACTSLQSGHAGWPTVPGDGMLTIDARFSTAEMAKEYDKRFKNLTPFNSKVKITTNGGIEKPPFDENDSKNKAIYKKAKEIGKEFGMEMRGIITRGGSDGNFTASVGCPTLDGMGMSGDFVHQPGKEYINTSDIAVRGAFVARMVLEVLRG; from the coding sequence ATGTCTGAGGCAAGCATGCTTTTAGATTATATGAAAGAGCACAATAATGAATTTTTGGACGTGTTAAGAGAAGCGGTTTACTTGGAAACACCGACAGAGGGCGACAAAAAAGATTTGGAAAAATGCAGAGATTACTTTGCAACTATTTTTTCGGATATAGGTTTTAAGTGCAAAGTTGTGCCAAGTGAAGACAGTCGTTATGGGGATCATTTACTTATGGAACTGGGAGAAGGCGATGAACAGGTGCTTTTTGTAGGGCACTATGACACTGTTTACGAAAAAGGCACATTTGGTGACATATGGAAGGAAGAAGGGACAAAAGTGTGGGGGCCAGGCGTTCTTGATATGAAGGGCGGAGATGTGCAGGTTTACATGGTTGCAAAAGCACTGAAGGAGCTTAACCTATTACCGGAAAATAAGAAGATTGTATTTTTCTTAAGCGCTGATGAAGAAGCTGGAAGTTACTCATCTTACATGCATTATGCAGAGCAGGCAAAAAAGAGTAGTGCAGCTTTTGTAATGGAAAGTACGAGAGGAGACTATTCAGGCGGCTTGAAAATAGGACGCTATGGGAGAGGAAATTACACTTTTGTGGCAGAAGGGAAACCAGCACATTCTGGTCAGGAACCTGAAAATGCAGAAAGTGGCTTGAAGGAGCTCGCGCAGCAAGCCGTTTACCTGGAGAGTCTTACAGATCTTGAAAAAGGATTAGCCGTTGCTTGTACAAGCTTACAAAGTGGTCATGCAGGTTGGCCTACTGTTCCGGGGGACGGAATGCTGACAATAGATGCACGGTTTTCAACAGCCGAGATGGCAAAAGAGTACGATAAACGATTTAAAAACCTAACCCCTTTTAACTCTAAAGTTAAAATTACAACCAATGGAGGCATAGAAAAACCACCATTTGATGAAAATGATTCTAAGAACAAGGCTATTTATAAAAAAGCAAAAGAGATCGGGAAAGAATTTGGTATGGAAATGAGAGGTATTATTACCAGGGGTGGAAGTGACGGTAATTTCACGGCTTCCGTTGGTTGTCCAACGCTTGATGGTATGGGAATGAGTGGAGACTTCGTACATCAGCCGGGGAAGGAATATATTAACACAAGTGATATTGCTGTAAGAGGTGCTTTTGTGGCGAGAATGGTACTTGAAGTATTGAGAGGTTAA